The following nucleotide sequence is from Cottoperca gobio chromosome 20, fCotGob3.1, whole genome shotgun sequence.
ACTGGGTGCAGGTATCCGTCCCCCTTCAGTGAGTGTAACgcctctgtttgttttgttttctctccctcctccgcGCCTTCCTCCTGCAGTGTTCGAGTTAAATGGGCGATATATGTTGTGGCTAGTATCAGCACGTCGAGTTTGGACAGCTTGGTGTCCGGCGGCACGGAGGGCAGAGTCCTCTGTAGCTCCAGGAACGCGGTTCTCAGGGTTTGCACTCGGCTCCTCTCCCGCGCTGCGTTCGCTGCTGCCGGGCGTCCTCTGCCGCCAAGGCCGAGGCTGAgcccgccgccgccgccgctctGGAGCACGCGGGCCCGCTGGAGCTCCCGGTGACCGTCCGGACTGGGACTGGAGCTTGGGCTGGATGCAGGGCTGTCATCCCCCGCAGCCCCGGAGCAATTATTACCGCTGAGTGTCTGTCTTCCGGACATCAGGGTGCACTTACAGACCTGAAGAGATAAACGCACACATGGTCACTTTAAACCTTTAAATTGCACCTTTTATTTCAAGTATAAATGAAAATACTATTTTAGAGGCAACTTGTGAATTACTaattgctatatatatatgcctcTGTTCTTAacttaacatttaatttatataataagTTATTGCCTTTGTATTTTGCCTATTTATTAAACCACACCTCAAAGTGGcaatacatcaataatacatGTGTGTTCAGTCACTATTTATAGCCAAATGAGGTGAAACAAAGGTGATCCATCAAAGTATTGCcatctttatatatttgcagttttacaaactgtgtgtctgtggtcaCATTCCCgggaaataaatattgtattacaGTTCTTCTccagtgtaaacacacaaacaatgtgaCGATGCACACAATTCTGAAAACTTGAATCGCATTGAGGACTCCAGACTGCTGAACTCAGAGTTCAGTACATTATTACAATGTcaacctaaacacacacaattcactCTTAGTCTAAGAAGCCAAATGACAGGACAGACAGCTCTACCAAGTTGCTCTACAGACACCTGAATGTGAGCTCATTGTTCAGTGACGCGCAGTGAAGCCTGCACAAGCTCGTGATATTACCTCTGCTATCTCTCAAAGGCGCTGCTTTGAAACACGGCATGAAGGCCATCCAGAGAGGGCTTCGATAGGAGAGGATTTGCTCTTCACTGTAGAATAATCCACGTCCAGTTTATCCTTATAAAGTGGTGCGTCTGCAGGAAAGGTGCGCGCTGCAGTCCCTGCGCGCTCATCCAACACTTCACCTGTGTGCGTAAAGGTCTCCGGAGCCCCTAATTTATTGGATACCCAAAGCGGCGGACATGTATTTCACTGCGGCGTAATAAATCACTCCCTCGCGGTGCAGAAGGCTGCTCTTTCCCTTTCCTAACTTATTTGTGTGTGAGGGCAGCAGAGGCTCGTTTTCAGCGCCAGAGGCAGGAGCCCTGATGTGTGGGATCCCACTCTAATTGGCTGCGAACCTGACCCTCTATTTTCTTTATAAGCCTATCAAAAAGTGGCAAGAAAGTTAGTCAAAATTACCTAAATAATTT
It contains:
- the tcf24 gene encoding transcription factor 24 — protein: MSGRQTLSGNNCSGAAGDDSPASSPSSSPSPDGHRELQRARVLQSGGGGGLSLGLGGRGRPAAANAARERSRVQTLRTAFLELQRTLPSVPPDTKLSKLDVLILATTYIAHLTRTLQEEGAEEGEKTKQTEALHSLKGDGYLHPVKKWPMRSRLYVGASGQFLNRNPSESENQGPSSSTSQ